The genomic window CACGATGCTGAGCTAGACTCAAGTCAAGATTGAACTTGTGGTGCCTGGGAGATTGGCGGCACTGACATCGGCGGACTGGACAGATGGCACCGCCAATCAGCAGCGCCAGACCGCACCATCGGACAAACGACCTCGAGAAACGACCACAGTCAAGTCAATACTTGACCATTGAAGGGggacatgtacatgccaACGGTGGTACGTATTACGCTGCACCAGCCCGAATGTGCCAGCCAGGGGGAAGAgcagtacttgagtacttagTACGGAGAAGACAGCGATAGAAATACCCACGTTGGTTCATGCAAGCAATTGGTGCtttatgtactccgtacctgaTGGACCTGATGGAGCTTTTTGATCCTTTGTACCATGACTGACTGTGTGTATTCTGCATGTATTGTACTTAGATGTAAGTACGTGGCTATCAGCCTTTCCTTTCCCCTTTCTCCAAGTACTCTCTCCGTACTTTGTACAATGTCTTtggcttggccacggcgatCCATTGGTCCCCTGGCGGTTGTTGGTCCCCTAATAAGAATTCCCCGGACAAGCTCCTAATCAGAAAGCGGCTAGCACGcagaatcaattgatgattgatcaatgtctggtctggtccaaTTTGACGGCTGTTGGAGCTGGACCTTGGACCGGACCTTGCTCAACCAGCCAGGGGCTGAGCAGCCGCCTGGACTCACGAGAGAAAAAAGAGGACAGGGTCCGGAATGGCCAAGTTGACCAAAGTCGCAAGGTGGCATTTTacattgtacggagtacgtctGCCCACTCTCATTCTATCGCGTGCtcccttgttgttgttgtggccGTACTCGGCTCCTCGACATCGACGGCATTCTCGAGTGCCATTGAAGCAAGACAGGCAAGACAAGCAAGCTCCCAAGCTCCCAAGCTCCCAAGCTCCCAAGATTGAAGCTCCTTTCCCTGCACGTCGCAAACGTGGCGGCAGCCTTTGCGCCCCTCCGCGCTTCCGCGCTGTCAAGTTTCAACCGCTCAACcgtctcgtcgtcttccacaGTCGATCGATACATGAGCCTCGACCCTCTCTGAACGCAGCCCGTCCGGACCCCCTCAACAAATCACCACCAACCCTCTGCCGCCGGGATGGACCGTACCCTCGGTCTTCTGGCGAccctggtggtggtgattccTGTTTTGTACATGTACACCGTCAGCGTCGTGCAGTCGCGCTTCCCGGCCGTGCGGAACAAGCGCATTTGCTTGCTCATTGCCCAccccgacgacgaggccatgTTCTTTGCTCCGACCATCCTGGCCTTGACCCGGCCCGAGACTGGAAACCACGTCAAGATTCTGTGTTTGAGCACAGGTACGAACAGCCTCCATGCCCTCGTGGGAGCCAATGGCGCAAGCAGGCACTAACGCaactcctttttttttaatcgTATTTGCAGGCAACGCGGACGGCCTTGGAGAGACTAGAAAGAAGGAACTCGTAAAGAGTGGCATGCACCTGGGTTTGagggacgaggatgatgtcTTCGTAGTGGACAACCCGTATGTTTTCCATCATGACCACGCCCATGGTACCCTTGGGATGACCTCCATCGGCTAACATCTCGTCTTGTCGCTCTAGCGCCGACTTTCCCGACTCCATGACTGCGAAATGGGACGAATCCCGAATCGCGACTCTGCTGTGCAGCGCCTTTGCGCCGCAGCTCGGCCGCCAGCGAGCCGACGACTCGGCCAAGCCAAccgccaacattgacgtGCTCATCACCTTCGACGGCAGCGGCGTGTCGTCGCACCCCAACCACATTTCCCTGTTCCACGGCGCCCGCGCCTTCGTGGGCGCCCTGATGCGCGGCAAGTCTGGCTGGGCCTGCCCGGTCGACCTCTACACGCTCCGCTCCGTCAACATTCTGCGAAAGTACTCGGCGTTCCTCGACGTCTTTGCGACCATGGCCTCGTGGGCGGTTGGTGTGCGGCACGAGGACAAGGCGCACCCGGGCGGCCTCGTCTTTATGAACCAgctcgtcggcgagggcgggCTGCCGACGGCATGGGGCGCCATGACGCAGGCGCACAGGAGCCAGATGGTTTGGTTTAGGTACTTTTATATCGCATTCAGCAGATATATGCTGATTAATGACTTGAAACTGGAAAAGATCAAGGGCAGGTGACTGGAGACGGCCAATGGTAATTTACGCACACGGGATGGGAAGAGAGAGCGGGTTGCTTTGGACGGAGCAGAGCAGTCATGCATATCTATGGGCGTTTGGAGGTAGGGAAATGAGCCATCGCGGCGTCGCATCATCTTTATCGACACCGGCGCATCAGACTGTCCAGGTCGGATTTATATACTATACAACATGTAGCAATGAAATGAATGCACGTTTTACCATCGTGTCGTGGTGGATGATTCGACGGTCTGGTCCCCAGGTCACCCCGACATTATACATcccgagtacggagtacctctTGCATTACATGTCGCTTCCTGTCCAATAGGTCTATTCATTCATTGCCAGAGTCCCGCAAAATCGGTCAAAAGGAATAGCGTCAGAATGGACAAGCCGGCCGTCCGAATTCTCAGACTCATGAGACATGCCCGTATCCGCCTCACCCACAGACAAGACCGCACACAGCGCTCCCCGGAAATACAATCCAACACGCTCACGTCCAGAATATGCCGTCCACGCATGAAAAATGCAACAATCCAATGTTCCCAGCCAGCAAGGGGTGTGCAGCGTCGCCGCGAGTCCCAACAgttccaaaacaaaaaaaaggtggCGCTATTCACGGCCTATAGCTTGCATGCCACCCCGCGAACAATTTATATAAGACGTGACTCGACGCGTCAAGTACAAATCCCCCGCGCAACAACACCACGGCGCTTGCCGCGCCAAAACGCTACCATGTTCGCCAGCGACCTCACGTACATCCAGACGCGGCGCGCGCAATCCCCCCCGCGCAAGACGCCCACGCTTGAGCTGCGAGACATGACGCGGCAGCGGGGGACGAACCAGGCGCCAAGGGCCGCCGACGCGCAGACACACGATACAACAGCCAGGGGTGACCAGAGCCCGGTGATGCACGCATCCCAGCCATGTGTCCCGTTGTGAATTTCGCAGCGAGGCCCGAATCGCGCCAGGTCCTGACCAGGCGACAGATAGGCCCCCAGCCGGCAGCACCTCATACATACAGCGTCGCCAAGACCGGCCAGACGTGTCTCCCAACAaagaaagacgacatggagcacCGCAAGTAAACACCCGTCACACGTATCAGTGACGACGGCCTACAAAACCCGGGTACTTGCAGAGACGAGTATCCCGGGCAGGGCAGCACGTCAGGCTAGTAACACGAGAAAAAGCCAGCGTAAAGGGGCCACGCCAAGTATAATTCCGCCGCATACCGTGCTCTTGCGAAATCTCCAAAGTCGCTATACACActcgacattgtcgaaaCCATCTTCATATCAAGTCGTCATACAATTAACCCAAGGTATACCCATCCAAATGACCAAAATACGACAAGAACAAAAAATACCGCTAGCCATGCAGACACCACTCCTCAatgaaaaggagaagaagaaaaatacaACCGCCCGTCTCAGAAGTGCACactcctcttcttctccacctTGTTCCGCCTGTCCTCGTCAGATCTATGGAAGAGCCCGCTGACGCTTCCCCCAAATGGACCCGAATGCTTCCTCCTGCCACCGGCATTCGACGATTCCGGCTGCGGCGGAGGTCCCACGCTATTGGGACGCGGGGGCATGGGCGGTTGTCCCGAGCCCAGACCGCCCGAGGCGTAGTACTGATTTTGACCGGGCCGTGGAGGAAGCGCTGGCGAAGAGCCGGGCGGTCCTCCGTTGGGGGGTGCCGGGACGCCGTATTGCTTGCGCAGACGCTCCGTCTCCTTTtcgacctcggcctcgcgTCTGCGACGCTCCTTTTCCTCTTGCTCAAGCATCTTTCGGATCCtcttctgctcctcctcgtctcgTTTCTCGCGCTCTCGTGTCTGGCGCGTTTCCTCCGCCACCATGGCTTGCAGACGTCTCGTCTCGGCGTCGACACTTGATTGCAGGGCCGAAGGGCTGGCTCCTGGACCGGCGGGGGAGACTCCGGGGCCCAGAGCCCCAGACGCCATGGGCATCTGTTGCGGCGGCGACGCCGATGGCCTCGACGTCTTTGGAGCAGATGGCCCCGGTCCGCCTGCCGTGTTGAACGGGTCCTGCCGCGGGACGAGATACAGGTCGCGGATGACTTCGGCGCTCAGTATCAGGGCGACTTCGAGGCCTTTGCggtcctcgacctcgaca from Metarhizium brunneum chromosome 2, complete sequence includes these protein-coding regions:
- the GPI12 gene encoding N-acetylglucosaminyl-phosphatidylinositol de-N-acetylase — translated: MDRTLGLLATLVVVIPVLYMYTVSVVQSRFPAVRNKRICLLIAHPDDEAMFFAPTILALTRPETGNHVKILCLSTGNADGLGETRKKELVKSGMHLGLRDEDDVFVVDNPADFPDSMTAKWDESRIATLLCSAFAPQLGRQRADDSAKPTANIDVLITFDGSGVSSHPNHISLFHGARAFVGALMRGKSGWACPVDLYTLRSVNILRKYSAFLDVFATMASWAVGVRHEDKAHPGGLVFMNQLVGEGGLPTAWGAMTQAHRSQMVWFRYFYIAFSRYMLINDLKLEKIKGR